The Agromyces mangrovi genome contains a region encoding:
- the miaB gene encoding tRNA (N6-isopentenyl adenosine(37)-C2)-methylthiotransferase MiaB codes for MSSITETPTVIEGSRGAVDDAGRARTYEVRTFGCQMNVHDSERLSGSLEAAGYVPAEGAEPDVVVINTCAVRENADNKLYGNLGHLAGVKRRHEGMQIAVGGCLAQKDTSTILEKAPWVDVVFGTHNMGALPRLLERARHNDEAQLEILDALETFPSTLPTKRDSSYSGWVSISVGCNNTCTFCIVPSLRGKEKDRRPGDILAEVQALVDDGAIEVTLLGQNVNSYGVEFGDRQAFGKLLRAAGRIDGLERIRFTSPHPAAFTDDVIDAMAETPNVMPQLHMPLQSGSDRILKAMRRSYRSERFLGILDKVRERIPHAAISTDIIVGFPGETEEDFQETLRVVEAARFASAFTFQYSIRPGTPAATMDDQVPKEVVQDRYDRLIALQERISLEENKAVVGREVELLVATGEGKKDAETHRMSGRAEDSRLVHFEVPAGSELPRPGDVVTVTVTHAAPFHLIADSPDGAPLRIRRTRAGDAWDRAQADSCGVPAAPGAASGGAVSLGLPTVRVVDETRTT; via the coding sequence ATGAGCAGCATCACCGAGACGCCGACCGTCATCGAGGGGTCGCGTGGCGCAGTCGACGACGCCGGCCGTGCGCGCACCTACGAGGTGCGCACCTTCGGCTGCCAGATGAACGTGCACGACTCCGAGCGCCTGAGCGGCTCGCTCGAGGCCGCCGGCTACGTGCCCGCCGAGGGCGCCGAGCCCGACGTCGTCGTCATCAACACGTGCGCGGTGCGCGAGAACGCCGACAACAAGCTCTACGGCAACCTCGGTCACCTCGCCGGCGTCAAGCGCCGCCACGAGGGCATGCAGATCGCCGTGGGTGGATGCCTCGCGCAGAAGGACACGAGCACCATCCTCGAGAAGGCGCCGTGGGTCGACGTGGTGTTCGGCACGCACAACATGGGCGCGCTGCCGCGTCTGCTCGAACGCGCGCGGCACAACGACGAGGCCCAGCTCGAGATTCTCGACGCGCTCGAGACGTTCCCGTCGACGCTGCCGACGAAGCGCGACTCGAGCTACAGCGGCTGGGTGTCGATCTCGGTGGGATGCAACAACACCTGCACCTTCTGCATCGTGCCGTCGCTGCGCGGCAAGGAGAAGGACCGCCGGCCCGGCGACATCCTCGCCGAGGTGCAGGCGCTCGTCGACGACGGCGCGATCGAGGTCACGCTGCTCGGCCAGAACGTGAACTCCTACGGCGTCGAGTTCGGCGACCGGCAGGCGTTCGGCAAGCTGCTGCGCGCCGCCGGGCGCATCGACGGCCTGGAGCGCATCCGCTTCACGAGCCCCCACCCGGCCGCGTTCACCGACGACGTGATCGACGCCATGGCGGAGACGCCGAACGTCATGCCGCAGCTGCACATGCCGCTGCAGTCGGGCTCCGACCGCATCCTCAAGGCGATGCGCCGGTCGTACCGCAGCGAGCGGTTCCTCGGCATCCTCGACAAGGTGCGCGAGCGCATCCCGCATGCCGCGATCAGCACCGACATCATCGTGGGCTTCCCCGGCGAGACCGAGGAGGACTTCCAAGAGACCCTGCGCGTGGTCGAGGCGGCGCGGTTCGCGTCGGCGTTCACGTTCCAGTACTCGATCCGCCCCGGCACGCCCGCGGCGACCATGGACGACCAGGTGCCGAAGGAGGTCGTGCAGGACCGCTACGACCGCCTGATCGCCCTGCAGGAGCGCATCAGCCTCGAGGAGAACAAGGCGGTCGTGGGCCGCGAGGTCGAGCTGCTCGTCGCCACCGGCGAGGGCAAGAAGGACGCCGAGACCCACCGCATGTCGGGTCGCGCGGAGGACAGCCGGCTCGTGCACTTCGAGGTGCCGGCAGGCTCCGAGCTGCCGCGTCCCGGCGACGTCGTCACCGTGACGGTCACCCACGCCGCGCCGTTCCACCTCATCGCCGACTCGCCCGACGGTGCGCCGCTGCGCATCCGCCGCACGCGCGCCGGCGACGCGTGGGACCGCGCGCAGGCCGACAGCTGCGGTGTGCCGGCCGCCCCCGGCGCGGCATCCGGCGGCGCCGTCTCGCTCGGCCTGCCGACCGTGCGCGTGGTGGACGAGACCCGCACGACGTGA
- the miaA gene encoding tRNA (adenosine(37)-N6)-dimethylallyltransferase MiaA, protein MTLIAVVGATGTGKSEFALDVAEAIAARGGRAEVVNADAMQLYRGMDIGTAKLAPHERRGVPHHLLDVLDVTDEASVAAYQLQARAAITAIRERGAVPLLVGGSGLYVSAVLYEFEFPGTDAEVRARLEAELERDGRGALHRRLRELDAPTAEAVGPHNARRIVRALEVIEVTGEPAAARLPDEPVPWTRHETVRLHVDRDELVPRLDARVERMWRDGIVDEVRGLIPQGIERGVTASRAIGYAQAIAEVHERMPREDAIAETQALTRRYARRQVGWFRRYADTTVLDATDADARAEQVHRLATLD, encoded by the coding sequence GTGACCCTGATCGCGGTCGTCGGCGCGACCGGCACCGGCAAGAGCGAGTTCGCGCTCGACGTCGCCGAGGCGATCGCCGCGCGCGGCGGCCGCGCAGAGGTCGTGAACGCCGACGCCATGCAGCTCTACCGGGGCATGGACATCGGCACCGCGAAGCTCGCGCCCCACGAGCGCCGGGGCGTGCCGCACCACCTGCTCGACGTGCTCGACGTCACCGACGAGGCATCCGTCGCCGCGTACCAGCTCCAGGCGCGCGCCGCGATCACCGCGATCCGCGAGCGCGGCGCCGTGCCGTTGCTCGTGGGCGGGTCGGGCCTCTACGTCTCCGCCGTGCTCTACGAGTTCGAGTTCCCCGGCACCGACGCCGAGGTACGCGCACGGCTCGAGGCCGAGCTCGAGCGAGACGGTCGTGGCGCCCTGCATCGCCGCCTGCGCGAACTCGACGCGCCCACGGCCGAGGCGGTCGGCCCGCACAACGCCCGCCGCATCGTGCGTGCGCTCGAGGTGATCGAGGTGACCGGTGAGCCGGCCGCGGCCCGGCTGCCCGACGAGCCGGTGCCATGGACGCGACACGAGACGGTGCGCCTGCACGTCGACCGCGACGAACTCGTACCGCGACTCGACGCGCGCGTCGAGCGCATGTGGCGCGACGGGATCGTCGACGAGGTGCGGGGGCTCATCCCGCAGGGCATCGAGCGCGGGGTCACCGCGAGCCGCGCGATCGGATACGCCCAGGCGATCGCCGAGGTGCACGAGAGGATGCCCCGGGAGGACGCCATCGCCGAGACGCAGGCGCTCACCCGGCGCTACGCCCGCCGCCAGGTCGGCTGGTTCCGCCGGTACGCCGATACGACCGTGCTCGATGCGACCGACGCCGATGCGCGGGCCGAGCAGGTGCACCGCCTCGCGACCCTAGACTGA
- the recA gene encoding recombinase RecA, with translation MPSPADREKALETALAQIDRQFGKGSVMRLGSEERAPVEIIPTGSIALDVALGVGGLPRGRIIEIYGPESSGKTTLTLHAIANVQRAGGIAAFIDAEHALDPDYAKKLGVDIDSLLVSQPDTGEQALEIADMLIRSGSIDLVVIDSVAALVPRAEIEGEMGDSHVGLQARLMSQALRKITGGLNQTKTTAIFINQLREKIGVFFGSPETTAGGKALKFYASVRLDIRRIETLKDGGDAVGNRTRVKVVKNKMAPPFKQAEFDILYGVGISREGSLIDYGVDQGIVKKSGAWYTYDGDQLGQGKENARNFLIKNPDIAEEIEQKILGKLGIGAKGIPMGDSVGNVESIQGKLGAKKGA, from the coding sequence ATGCCCTCACCCGCAGACCGCGAGAAGGCCCTCGAGACGGCCCTCGCACAGATCGACCGCCAGTTCGGGAAGGGCTCGGTGATGCGCCTCGGCAGCGAAGAGCGCGCTCCCGTCGAGATCATCCCCACCGGCTCCATCGCACTCGACGTGGCGCTCGGCGTGGGCGGCCTCCCGCGCGGCCGCATCATCGAGATCTACGGCCCGGAGTCGTCGGGTAAGACGACCCTCACGCTGCACGCCATCGCGAACGTGCAGCGCGCCGGCGGCATCGCCGCGTTCATCGACGCCGAGCACGCGCTCGACCCCGACTACGCCAAGAAGCTCGGCGTCGACATCGACTCGCTGCTCGTCTCGCAGCCCGACACGGGTGAGCAGGCGCTCGAGATCGCCGACATGCTGATCCGCTCGGGCTCGATCGACCTGGTCGTCATCGACTCGGTGGCCGCGCTCGTGCCCCGCGCCGAGATCGAGGGCGAGATGGGCGACTCCCACGTCGGCCTCCAGGCGCGCCTCATGTCGCAGGCGCTCCGCAAGATCACCGGTGGCCTCAACCAGACCAAGACCACCGCGATCTTCATCAACCAGCTCCGCGAGAAGATCGGCGTGTTCTTCGGCAGCCCCGAGACCACCGCGGGCGGCAAGGCGCTGAAGTTCTACGCGTCGGTGCGCCTGGACATCCGCCGCATCGAGACCCTGAAGGACGGCGGCGACGCGGTCGGCAACCGCACGCGCGTGAAGGTCGTGAAGAACAAGATGGCCCCGCCGTTCAAGCAGGCCGAGTTCGACATCCTCTACGGCGTCGGCATCTCCCGCGAGGGCAGCCTCATCGACTACGGCGTCGACCAGGGCATCGTCAAGAAGTCGGGCGCCTGGTACACCTACGACGGCGACCAGCTCGGGCAGGGCAAGGAGAACGCCCGCAACTTCCTCATCAAGAACCCCGACATCGCCGAGGAGATCGAGCAGAAGATCCTCGGCAAGCTCGGCATCGGCGCCAAGGGCATCCCGATGGGGGACAGCGTCGGCAACGTCGAGTCCATCCAGGGCAAGCTCGGCGCCAAGAAGGGCGCATGA
- the dapF gene encoding diaminopimelate epimerase codes for MPFDLPFTKGQGTGNDFVLVSDPEGELDLTPERVRAICDRRFGVGGDGVIRAVRSRAIDEGAAALAEEPAAEWFMDYRNADGSIAEMCGNGIRVFTRYLLEQGLATLEPGSTLPIGTRTGVHDVIASATGFQADLGRWRLEGGEPLVRAKELPVARPGLGVDVGNPHVVVAVADDDELESIDLSFVPVLEPAPEAGANVEFVVPGEPLVVDGVGRIRMRVHERGSGETLSCGTGAVAAALAVRHWAGEGAPNEWRVQVPGGILGVRMFPAEDGEHVALAGPAELVFDGVVAVE; via the coding sequence ATGCCGTTCGATCTGCCGTTCACCAAGGGCCAGGGCACGGGCAACGACTTCGTGCTCGTCTCAGACCCCGAGGGTGAGCTCGACCTCACGCCCGAGCGCGTGCGCGCGATCTGCGACCGCCGGTTCGGCGTGGGCGGCGACGGCGTCATCCGCGCCGTGCGCTCGCGTGCGATCGACGAGGGCGCCGCCGCGCTCGCGGAGGAGCCCGCCGCCGAGTGGTTCATGGACTATCGCAACGCCGACGGCTCGATCGCCGAGATGTGCGGCAACGGCATCCGCGTCTTCACCCGGTACCTGCTCGAGCAGGGCCTCGCCACGCTCGAGCCCGGCAGCACGCTGCCGATCGGCACCCGCACGGGCGTGCACGACGTGATTGCGAGCGCCACCGGGTTCCAGGCCGACCTCGGCCGCTGGCGCCTCGAGGGCGGCGAGCCGCTCGTGCGCGCCAAGGAGCTGCCGGTCGCGCGCCCCGGCCTCGGCGTCGACGTGGGCAACCCGCACGTGGTCGTCGCGGTCGCCGACGACGACGAGCTCGAGTCGATCGACCTGTCGTTCGTCCCGGTGCTGGAGCCCGCACCCGAGGCGGGCGCGAACGTCGAGTTCGTGGTGCCGGGCGAGCCGCTCGTGGTCGACGGCGTCGGCCGCATCCGCATGCGCGTGCACGAGCGAGGGTCGGGGGAGACGCTCTCGTGCGGCACCGGCGCGGTCGCGGCCGCCCTCGCGGTGCGCCACTGGGCGGGCGAGGGCGCGCCGAACGAGTGGCGCGTGCAGGTGCCGGGCGGCATCCTCGGCGTGCGCATGTTCCCCGCCGAGGACGGCGAGCACGTGGCCCTCGCGGGCCCGGCCGAGCTGGTCTTCGACGGCGTCGTAGCGGTCGAGTAG
- a CDS encoding helix-turn-helix domain-containing protein, translating to MVLVRQEIGDVLRDFRLQKGRTLRQVASKASVALGYLSEVERGQKEASSEILASVAEALETPISTIMREVGDRLAVIEGIDPIPDTVPDEFVAGFDADMMVR from the coding sequence ATGGTTCTGGTTCGTCAGGAAATCGGCGATGTGCTGAGGGACTTCCGCCTGCAGAAGGGTCGGACGCTCCGACAGGTCGCGAGCAAGGCCAGCGTGGCCCTCGGCTACCTGAGCGAGGTGGAGCGCGGCCAGAAGGAGGCCTCGAGCGAGATCCTCGCCTCGGTGGCGGAGGCGCTCGAGACCCCGATCTCGACCATCATGCGCGAGGTCGGCGACCGTCTGGCAGTGATCGAGGGCATCGACCCGATCCCCGACACGGTTCCCGACGAGTTCGTGGCCGGCTTCGACGCCGACATGATGGTGCGCTGA
- the hflX gene encoding GTPase HflX, whose protein sequence is MDRTEERLTADDDAVERVLAHGDSHARGFSLFDGRAGALQAHETATDASGGDAYDGDQFDREDRAALRRVVGLSTELEDVTEVEYRQLRLENVVLIGVHPQGGLRDAENSLRELSALAETAGARVLDGLLQRRPHPDPSTYLGRGKAEELRMIVRSLGADTVIADTELAPSQRRALEDVVKVKVIDRTAVILDIFSQHAKSREGKAQVELAQLEYLLPRLRGWGESMSRQAGGQVGGAGAGMGSRGPGETKIELDRRRIHTRMSRLRKQIAAMKPAREAKRANRRRNAVPSVAIAGYTNAGKSSLVNRITGAGVLVENALFATLDATVRRNQTPDGRLYTIADTVGFVRNLPHQLVEAFRSTLEEVGDSDLIVHVVDASHPDPASQLATVRDVIGELGARDIPELVVFNKSDLIDDEERLVLRGLEPDAVFASARTGAGIPELLEVIAARIPDPSVEVDLLVPYDRGDIVSTLHEAGRVLEVDYRDEGTHVRALANPELAAQLAEYSVRPAASVAE, encoded by the coding sequence ATGGATCGTACCGAGGAACGGCTGACCGCCGACGACGACGCCGTGGAGCGGGTGCTCGCCCACGGCGATTCGCACGCGCGCGGATTCAGCCTGTTCGACGGTCGCGCCGGGGCGCTCCAGGCGCATGAGACGGCGACGGATGCCTCGGGCGGCGACGCCTACGACGGCGACCAGTTCGACCGTGAGGACCGCGCCGCGCTCCGCCGCGTCGTCGGCCTCTCGACCGAGCTCGAGGACGTCACCGAGGTCGAGTACCGGCAGCTGCGCCTCGAGAACGTGGTGCTCATCGGCGTGCACCCGCAGGGTGGGCTGCGCGACGCGGAGAACTCGCTGCGCGAGCTCTCCGCACTCGCCGAGACCGCCGGCGCGCGCGTGCTCGACGGCCTGCTCCAGCGCCGTCCGCACCCCGATCCCTCCACCTACCTCGGTCGCGGCAAGGCAGAGGAGCTGCGCATGATCGTGCGGTCCCTCGGCGCCGACACCGTCATCGCCGACACCGAGCTCGCACCGAGCCAGCGTCGTGCGCTGGAGGACGTGGTGAAGGTCAAGGTCATCGACCGCACGGCCGTGATCCTCGACATCTTCAGCCAGCACGCCAAGAGCCGCGAGGGCAAGGCGCAGGTCGAGCTCGCGCAGCTCGAGTACCTGCTCCCGCGCCTGCGCGGCTGGGGTGAGTCGATGTCCCGCCAGGCCGGTGGCCAGGTGGGCGGCGCGGGCGCCGGCATGGGCTCCCGCGGACCCGGTGAGACGAAGATCGAGCTCGACCGCCGCCGCATCCACACCCGCATGTCCCGCCTGCGCAAGCAGATCGCGGCGATGAAGCCGGCCCGCGAGGCCAAGCGCGCGAACCGCCGCCGCAACGCGGTGCCGTCGGTCGCGATCGCCGGGTACACCAACGCCGGCAAGTCGAGCCTCGTCAACCGCATCACGGGCGCGGGCGTGCTCGTCGAGAATGCCCTGTTCGCGACCCTCGACGCGACCGTGCGCCGCAACCAGACCCCCGACGGCCGCCTGTACACGATCGCCGACACGGTCGGCTTCGTGCGCAACCTGCCGCACCAGCTCGTCGAGGCGTTCCGATCGACGCTCGAGGAGGTCGGCGACTCCGACCTGATCGTGCACGTCGTCGACGCGTCGCACCCCGATCCGGCGAGCCAGCTCGCCACGGTGCGCGACGTCATCGGCGAGCTCGGCGCACGAGACATCCCCGAGCTCGTGGTCTTCAACAAGTCCGACCTCATCGACGACGAGGAGCGCCTGGTGCTCCGCGGCCTCGAGCCCGACGCGGTCTTCGCGTCGGCGCGCACGGGTGCGGGCATCCCCGAGCTGCTCGAGGTCATCGCCGCGCGCATCCCCGACCCCTCGGTCGAGGTCGACCTGCTGGTGCCGTACGACCGCGGCGACATCGTCTCGACGCTGCACGAGGCCGGCCGCGTGCTCGAGGTCGACTACCGCGACGAGGGCACGCACGTGCGCGCGCTCGCGAACCCCGAGCTCGCCGCGCAGCTCGCCGAGTACTCGGTGCGCCCCGCGGCATCCGTCGCCGAATAG
- the pgsA gene encoding CDP-diacylglycerol--glycerol-3-phosphate 3-phosphatidyltransferase, which yields MSDADSPTRSANWNLPNAITVVRILMAPFFFWMLLADGGSDGPLRWIAAAFFIVAISTDGLDGHIARSRGLVTDLGKILDPIADKLLTSGALICLSILGELWWWVTALIVLREVGITVWRLVELRRGNVVPASSGGKLKTVVQAVAISLALTPLWLFLGDWVFWVNWFAMGVALVLTVWSGAVYLVDAAKLRRTGADA from the coding sequence ATGAGCGACGCCGACAGCCCGACCCGATCGGCGAACTGGAACCTCCCGAACGCCATCACCGTGGTGCGCATCCTGATGGCGCCGTTCTTCTTCTGGATGCTGCTGGCCGACGGCGGCTCCGACGGCCCCCTCCGCTGGATCGCCGCGGCGTTCTTCATCGTCGCGATCTCGACCGACGGGCTCGACGGGCACATCGCGCGCAGCCGAGGGCTCGTCACCGACCTCGGCAAGATCCTCGACCCGATCGCCGACAAGCTCCTCACGAGCGGTGCGCTCATCTGCCTGTCGATCCTCGGCGAGCTGTGGTGGTGGGTCACCGCGCTCATCGTCCTCCGCGAGGTCGGCATCACGGTGTGGCGCCTCGTCGAACTGCGACGCGGCAACGTCGTGCCGGCGTCGAGCGGCGGCAAGCTGAAGACGGTCGTGCAGGCCGTCGCGATCTCGCTCGCGCTCACGCCGCTCTGGCTGTTCCTCGGCGACTGGGTGTTCTGGGTGAACTGGTTCGCCATGGGCGTGGCGCTCGTGCTCACGGTGTGGTCGGGCGCGGTGTACCTCGTCGACGCCGCGAAGCTGCGGCGCACCGGGGCGGATGCCTGA
- a CDS encoding class I SAM-dependent methyltransferase, translated as MASDHYFSSQPASSGALRPLQVRLAGREVTLTTASGIFSPDRIDQGTRVLLANAPEPPPGGALLDIGCGWGPIALTLGLESPHADVWAVDVNERALDLVRRNAAALGLPQVNAALPDDVPEGLQFRSIWSNPPIRIGKQELHALLLRWLPRLEPGGDAWLVVQRNLGSDSLQRWLQGELPDDFDVTRETISKGFRVLRVRRAG; from the coding sequence ATGGCGTCGGACCACTACTTCTCGTCGCAGCCCGCCAGCTCCGGCGCCCTCCGGCCCCTCCAGGTGCGACTCGCCGGTCGCGAGGTCACGCTGACCACCGCATCCGGCATCTTCAGCCCCGATCGCATCGACCAGGGCACCCGGGTGCTGCTGGCCAACGCGCCCGAGCCGCCGCCCGGCGGGGCGCTGCTCGACATCGGCTGCGGCTGGGGGCCGATCGCGCTGACGCTCGGCCTCGAGTCGCCCCACGCCGACGTCTGGGCGGTCGACGTGAACGAGCGGGCCCTCGACCTCGTGCGCCGCAACGCCGCCGCACTCGGCCTGCCTCAGGTCAACGCCGCACTGCCCGACGATGTTCCCGAGGGGCTCCAGTTCCGCAGCATCTGGTCGAACCCGCCGATCCGCATCGGCAAGCAGGAGCTGCACGCGCTGCTGCTGCGCTGGCTGCCGCGCCTCGAGCCGGGCGGCGACGCCTGGCTCGTCGTGCAGCGCAACCTCGGCTCGGACTCACTGCAACGCTGGCTGCAGGGCGAACTGCCCGACGACTTCGACGTGACGCGCGAGACGATCAGCAAGGGGTTCCGGGTGCTGCGGGTGCGCCGGGCCGGCTGA
- a CDS encoding methylenetetrahydrofolate reductase produces the protein MSETGRTRAHDDLAVRRVPVSFELFPPRSDAAAIALGRTIDKLAEADPAFISVTFGAGGSTHDRSLTVLRYILDQTEVEPMAHLTCVGSSHEEANHLVREFLDAGITSFLALRGDPPKDSDGDGLGDLGSSAELVQLIHRVQQEREPFAQLGVPGAPKARRIEDRPRPERVAVATFPTGHPRSANRRQDVDALLAKEVAGANLAITQLFWHADDYLRFVDLAREGGVTIPILPGIMPVVSPKRLARLTELTGVPAPDDLAIALEIEPDEAAQREIGMRFATDLARAVIDGGAPGLHLYTFNRHEAVLGVLAELDLFPPRAARPTSLTEHA, from the coding sequence ATGTCCGAGACCGGCCGAACCCGAGCGCACGACGACCTCGCCGTGCGGCGCGTTCCCGTGTCGTTCGAGCTGTTCCCGCCCCGGTCGGATGCCGCGGCCATCGCCCTCGGTCGCACCATCGACAAGCTCGCCGAGGCCGACCCCGCGTTCATCTCGGTGACGTTCGGCGCGGGCGGCTCGACGCACGACCGGTCGCTCACGGTGCTGCGGTACATCCTCGACCAGACCGAGGTCGAGCCGATGGCGCATCTGACCTGCGTCGGCTCGTCGCACGAGGAGGCGAACCACCTCGTGCGCGAGTTCCTCGACGCGGGCATCACGAGCTTCCTCGCGCTGCGCGGCGACCCGCCGAAGGACTCCGACGGCGACGGCCTCGGCGACCTCGGCTCGTCGGCCGAGCTCGTGCAGCTCATCCACCGGGTGCAGCAGGAGCGCGAGCCGTTCGCGCAGCTCGGCGTCCCTGGGGCGCCGAAGGCGCGGCGCATCGAGGACCGCCCGCGGCCCGAGCGCGTCGCGGTCGCCACGTTCCCCACGGGGCATCCGCGCTCGGCCAATCGCCGACAGGACGTCGACGCGCTGCTCGCCAAGGAGGTCGCCGGCGCGAACCTCGCGATCACCCAGCTGTTCTGGCACGCCGACGACTACCTCCGCTTCGTCGACCTCGCGCGCGAGGGCGGCGTGACCATCCCGATCCTGCCCGGCATCATGCCGGTGGTCTCGCCGAAGCGACTCGCGCGGCTCACCGAGCTGACCGGCGTGCCCGCGCCCGACGACCTCGCGATCGCGCTCGAGATCGAGCCCGACGAGGCGGCGCAGCGCGAGATCGGCATGCGCTTCGCGACCGACCTCGCGCGCGCCGTGATCGACGGCGGCGCCCCCGGCCTGCACCTCTACACCTTCAACCGCCACGAGGCCGTGCTCGGCGTGCTCGCCGAGCTCGACCTCTTCCCGCCCCGGGCCGCCCGGCCCACGTCACTCACGGAGCACGCATGA
- a CDS encoding regulatory protein RecX, whose protein sequence is MDEDRVDRVVLARLRRSSLSVSEVRRLLREHDVEAEQIDGWIDRYERLGYLDDRSFADQLAASLVERKGYGAGAVLAELQRRGIDQALARETVDALDGDDERSRAIELAAERVRRMGSLDRTAAVRRLSGYLQRRGYSGDVVREAVNAALDGAHV, encoded by the coding sequence GTGGATGAGGACCGCGTCGACCGCGTGGTGCTCGCACGGCTGCGGCGGTCTTCTCTCAGCGTGTCGGAGGTCCGCCGGCTGCTCCGCGAGCACGATGTCGAGGCGGAGCAGATCGACGGCTGGATCGATCGGTACGAGCGGCTCGGCTACCTCGACGACCGATCGTTCGCCGACCAGCTCGCCGCCTCGCTGGTGGAGCGCAAGGGCTACGGGGCCGGTGCGGTACTCGCCGAGCTCCAGCGCCGCGGCATCGACCAGGCGCTCGCGCGCGAGACCGTTGACGCGCTCGACGGCGACGACGAGCGGTCGCGGGCGATCGAGCTCGCCGCCGAGCGCGTCCGCCGCATGGGATCGCTCGACCGCACCGCTGCGGTGCGCCGGCTCTCCGGCTACCTGCAACGCCGCGGCTACTCGGGCGATGTCGTCCGCGAGGCCGTGAACGCCGCGCTCGACGGCGCGCACGTCTGA
- a CDS encoding CinA family protein, whose protein sequence is MPEGARSLVDALAARGMTVAVAESLTGGMLAARIVDVPGASAVFLGGIVAYATELKHDLLGVDAALLAERGPVDAEVARQLASGVRRACAVDGREADLGVATTGVAGPDAQGGKAPGTVFVGVATDAGSRAVELALTGERAAIRAATVEAALAEAVAEVRNRRR, encoded by the coding sequence ATGCCTGAGGGCGCGCGCTCGCTCGTCGACGCGCTCGCCGCGCGGGGCATGACCGTCGCCGTCGCGGAGTCGCTCACCGGCGGGATGCTCGCCGCGCGGATCGTGGACGTGCCCGGGGCATCCGCCGTGTTCCTCGGGGGCATCGTGGCGTACGCCACGGAGCTCAAGCACGACCTGCTCGGGGTGGATGCCGCGCTGCTCGCGGAGCGCGGGCCGGTGGACGCGGAGGTGGCCCGGCAGCTCGCGTCGGGGGTGCGGCGCGCGTGCGCGGTCGACGGGCGCGAGGCCGACCTCGGGGTGGCGACGACCGGGGTCGCCGGGCCGGACGCGCAGGGCGGGAAGGCGCCGGGGACGGTGTTCGTGGGGGTCGCGACCGACGCGGGGTCGCGAGCGGTCGAGCTCGCGCTGACGGGGGAGCGGGCCGCGATCCGCGCGGCGACGGTCGAGGCGGCGCTGGCCGAAGCGGTCGCCGAAGTGCGGAATAGACGGCGTTAA
- a CDS encoding DUF3046 domain-containing protein has translation MKLSEFRIAVDDEFGAGYGRVVVADLVLPTLAGRTAEQALADGVPAREVWNALCDATDVPSHRRYGVGRLDHRG, from the coding sequence GTGAAGCTCAGCGAGTTCCGCATCGCGGTCGACGACGAGTTCGGCGCCGGCTACGGCCGTGTGGTCGTCGCCGACCTGGTGCTGCCCACGCTCGCCGGGCGCACGGCCGAGCAGGCGCTGGCCGACGGCGTGCCGGCGCGCGAGGTGTGGAACGCGCTGTGCGACGCGACCGACGTGCCCTCGCATCGCCGCTACGGCGTTGGGCGCCTCGACCACCGCGGCTGA